In Sphingomonas panacisoli, one genomic interval encodes:
- a CDS encoding DUF58 domain-containing protein, with the protein MIYPTRLAVFAAAAGAPVALVVAMQMADRWYYALAWPALVLLATLIDVVLAMSARDMQAVLTLPRAASVGESVEALVSVTATARGAPRRAEVAIASDALVEIEDDGRATVDLSGGRGAVALPVETRRRGTARFARLWVRWRGPIGLIWKGKRIDSDASLAILPDIRPVHEKGARIFQRHALQGLMTQLDRGDGTDFDALVEYRSGMDRRAIDWKQSARHLKLHAKEYKTERNNQIVFAVDSGRQMSEPVAGVPRIDRAVGAMLLTGWVALKLGDRVALHSFDSRPRIASGLISGAGAFPELQRLAAKIDYSGDETNYTYALTTLASRLTRRSMIVMFTEFTDLTSADFMIRATAKLAEKHLLMVVVLRDEELEAIVDKAPRTPDDITRAVTAAALLKDRLLALTRLRHLGAHVIESEYDRVGDRLVQGYVDLKRRNLL; encoded by the coding sequence TTGATCTACCCGACGCGCCTCGCCGTCTTTGCCGCCGCGGCCGGCGCGCCCGTCGCGCTGGTGGTGGCGATGCAGATGGCGGATCGTTGGTATTACGCGCTCGCCTGGCCCGCCTTGGTGCTGCTCGCGACATTGATCGACGTCGTGTTGGCGATGAGTGCGCGCGACATGCAGGCGGTGCTGACGCTGCCCCGCGCCGCGAGCGTCGGCGAAAGCGTCGAGGCGCTGGTCAGCGTGACCGCGACCGCGAGGGGCGCGCCACGCCGCGCCGAAGTGGCGATCGCGAGCGACGCGTTGGTCGAGATCGAGGATGACGGACGCGCGACGGTCGATCTGAGCGGTGGGCGCGGCGCGGTCGCGCTGCCGGTCGAAACGCGGCGGCGCGGTACCGCGCGGTTCGCGCGATTGTGGGTGCGCTGGCGCGGGCCGATCGGGCTGATCTGGAAGGGCAAGCGCATCGACAGCGACGCCAGCCTCGCCATCCTGCCCGACATTCGCCCGGTTCACGAAAAGGGCGCGCGAATCTTCCAGCGCCACGCGCTGCAGGGACTGATGACGCAACTCGACCGTGGCGACGGCACCGATTTCGATGCGCTGGTCGAATATCGATCGGGCATGGATCGCCGTGCGATCGACTGGAAGCAATCGGCCCGACACCTCAAACTCCACGCCAAGGAATACAAGACCGAACGCAACAACCAGATCGTCTTCGCGGTCGATTCGGGGCGGCAGATGTCGGAGCCAGTGGCGGGCGTGCCGCGGATCGACCGCGCGGTCGGCGCGATGCTGCTGACGGGGTGGGTCGCATTGAAGCTCGGCGATCGCGTCGCGCTCCACTCGTTCGATTCGCGGCCGCGCATCGCCAGCGGGCTGATCTCCGGCGCGGGGGCGTTTCCCGAGCTGCAGCGGCTCGCCGCCAAAATCGATTATTCGGGCGACGAGACCAACTACACCTATGCGCTGACGACGCTCGCGTCGCGGCTGACGCGGCGGTCGATGATCGTGATGTTCACCGAATTCACCGACCTGACCAGCGCCGATTTCATGATCCGCGCGACCGCGAAGCTGGCGGAAAAGCATCTGCTGATGGTCGTCGTGCTGCGTGACGAGGAACTCGAAGCGATCGTCGATAAGGCGCCGCGCACCCCGGACGACATCACGCGGGCGGTGACCGCCGCCGCGTTGCTCAAGGACCGATTGCTCGCGCTGACCCGGCTTCGCCACCTCGGCGCGCACGTCATCGAGAGCGAATATGATCGCGTCGGCGACCGGCTGGTCCAGGGTTATGTCGATCTGAAGCGGAGGAACCTGCTGTGA
- a CDS encoding stage II sporulation protein M — protein sequence MVNATRFRAAHEADWERLDKIVTAIEKRGVRGVPEQALLVLPVLYRSTLSSLSVARETSLDKSLVAYLEQLCTRAYFQIYGVPTSPMRQLGHFFARSWPKAVQSLWKETLVAFILTAAGAIVAYLLVRNNPSWFYILFPDGMAQGRDPTASAQLLKSTIYDGGKDSQQSALAFFATFLFTHNAQISIFSFALGFAFCIPTAGLIVYNGLMLGALVEVFAAKGLAYGFIGWLMIHGTTELFAIMISGAAGFRIGLALAFPGRKSRADAAVAAGRSAATAMGGTVVMLAVAGLLEGIGRQTITSDTARYTIGIAMLLGWFLYFYWPRRDDGATA from the coding sequence ATGGTCAATGCGACGCGCTTTCGCGCGGCCCATGAAGCCGATTGGGAGCGACTCGACAAGATCGTGACCGCGATCGAGAAGCGCGGCGTGCGCGGTGTCCCCGAACAGGCGCTGCTGGTGTTGCCGGTGCTCTATCGCTCGACCCTGTCGTCGCTGTCGGTCGCGCGCGAGACGTCGCTCGACAAGAGCCTGGTCGCGTATCTCGAACAGCTCTGCACGCGCGCCTATTTCCAGATCTACGGCGTGCCGACTTCGCCGATGCGCCAACTCGGCCATTTCTTCGCGCGCAGCTGGCCCAAGGCGGTGCAGTCGTTGTGGAAGGAGACGCTGGTCGCCTTCATCCTGACCGCGGCGGGCGCGATCGTCGCCTACCTGCTGGTCCGCAACAACCCGAGCTGGTTCTACATCCTGTTCCCCGACGGCATGGCGCAAGGCCGCGACCCGACCGCGAGCGCGCAACTCCTCAAAAGCACGATCTACGACGGCGGCAAGGACAGTCAGCAAAGCGCGCTGGCGTTCTTTGCGACCTTCCTCTTCACGCACAATGCGCAGATCTCGATCTTCTCGTTCGCGCTGGGGTTCGCGTTCTGCATCCCGACCGCGGGACTGATCGTCTATAACGGCCTGATGCTCGGCGCTTTGGTGGAGGTGTTCGCCGCTAAGGGGCTCGCCTACGGATTCATCGGCTGGCTGATGATCCACGGTACGACCGAATTGTTCGCGATCATGATTTCGGGTGCGGCGGGGTTCCGCATCGGGCTCGCGCTCGCCTTTCCTGGCCGCAAGTCGCGCGCCGATGCCGCGGTCGCGGCGGGGCGATCGGCTGCGACCGCGATGGGCGGGACGGTGGTGATGCTGGCAGTGGCCGGACTGCTCGAGGGGATCGGGCGCCAGACCATCACCTCCGACACCGCGCGCTACACGATCGGGATCGCGATGCTGCTCGGCTGGTTCCTCTATTTCTATTGGCCGCGGAGGGACGATGGCGCGACCGCGTAA